Proteins encoded by one window of Kribbella italica:
- a CDS encoding carbohydrate ABC transporter permease translates to MAALVDTGRATDTAATVRRADRPYWRRNLPLTLVLYVVLGLGSLAFVYPFLWMIATSLRSLAGVGNAGASIWPSEFLWGNYTRAITSFPFWRYALNSMLTTLIPIVGTVFSCALAGFAFARLRVRFSGVVFAVVLATMLLPGEVTMVPQFMLFNNLGMIDTLYPLILPAFFGSPFYIFLFRQFFSRMPAELADAAVVDGCGWFKMFLLVYLPLARPAVVAISILLFMGYWNNFLGPAIYINSDQWKTLPLALAGFQSVNGTDTPLLMATSVLITLPCLAIFFLAQKQITNGITFTGGR, encoded by the coding sequence ATGGCCGCACTGGTCGACACCGGCCGCGCCACCGACACGGCAGCGACCGTTCGCCGCGCGGACCGGCCCTACTGGCGGCGCAACCTGCCACTCACGCTCGTGCTGTACGTCGTACTGGGGCTCGGATCGCTCGCCTTCGTGTACCCGTTCCTCTGGATGATCGCGACGTCGCTGCGCTCGCTCGCCGGGGTCGGCAACGCCGGCGCGAGCATCTGGCCGAGCGAGTTCCTCTGGGGCAACTACACCCGGGCGATCACGTCGTTCCCGTTCTGGCGGTACGCGCTGAACTCGATGCTCACCACGCTGATCCCGATCGTCGGCACGGTGTTCTCCTGCGCGCTGGCCGGGTTCGCGTTCGCGCGGCTGCGGGTGCGGTTCTCCGGGGTCGTGTTCGCCGTCGTCCTGGCGACGATGCTGCTGCCGGGGGAGGTGACGATGGTTCCCCAGTTCATGCTGTTCAACAACCTGGGCATGATCGACACGTTGTACCCGCTGATCCTGCCCGCGTTCTTCGGGTCGCCGTTCTACATCTTCCTGTTCCGGCAGTTCTTCTCCCGGATGCCGGCCGAGCTGGCCGACGCCGCAGTGGTCGACGGGTGCGGGTGGTTCAAGATGTTCCTGCTCGTCTACCTGCCGCTGGCGCGTCCCGCGGTGGTGGCGATCTCGATCCTGCTGTTCATGGGCTACTGGAACAACTTCCTCGGCCCGGCGATCTACATCAACTCCGACCAGTGGAAGACCCTGCCGCTGGCTCTGGCCGGCTTCCAGTCCGTCAACGGCACCGACACCCCGTTGCTGATGGCAACCTCGGTGCTGATCACGCTGCCGTGCCTGGCGATCTTCTTCCTGGCCCAGAAGCAGATCACGAACGGCATCACCTTCACGGGCGGGCGGTGA
- a CDS encoding cysteine hydrolase family protein, whose translation MSERGKPVDGLLIIDVQVGHVQGDHAVPDARPLAEQVAVLLDAAREAGALVVHVQNDGEEGQVDAPGTPGWELHFAPVAGETVIRKEYDDAFRETSLEELLTAAEVKSLVVCGLMSEMCVSATARTALDRGYRVVLPHDAHGTTGVPGTPGLGEAIPAAVVSRVAEWALGDGAGIVPHAKTVTFSRRG comes from the coding sequence ATGTCTGAGCGCGGGAAGCCTGTCGACGGGCTGCTGATCATCGACGTCCAGGTCGGGCACGTCCAGGGCGACCACGCCGTACCGGACGCGCGGCCGCTGGCCGAGCAGGTCGCAGTGCTGCTCGACGCGGCGCGGGAGGCGGGGGCGCTGGTCGTCCACGTCCAGAACGACGGTGAGGAAGGGCAAGTGGACGCGCCGGGGACTCCGGGGTGGGAGTTGCACTTCGCGCCGGTGGCCGGCGAGACGGTGATCCGCAAGGAGTACGACGACGCGTTCCGGGAGACCTCGCTGGAGGAGCTGCTGACCGCGGCGGAGGTGAAGTCGCTGGTGGTCTGTGGGCTGATGTCGGAGATGTGTGTGAGCGCGACTGCCCGGACGGCGCTCGATCGCGGGTACCGGGTGGTGCTGCCGCACGACGCGCACGGCACGACCGGCGTACCGGGGACGCCCGGGCTCGGTGAGGCGATCCCGGCCGCCGTCGTGTCCCGCGTCGCCGAGTGGGCGCTCGGCGACGGCGCCGGGATCGTCCCGCATGCGAAGACGGTGACCTTCAGCCGCCGCGGCTGA
- a CDS encoding nuclear transport factor 2 family protein: protein MTALDIALAYHRAWTGHDFEAAMQYVADDIVCLAPAGPIEGAEGFREFMEPFSKILLEAALVASYGDESTALLMYDTRTVPVASAPGAELLTVEDGRITHLRIIFDRLPFAEARAADAP, encoded by the coding sequence ATGACCGCACTCGACATCGCCCTCGCCTACCACCGCGCCTGGACCGGCCACGATTTCGAGGCCGCGATGCAGTACGTCGCCGACGACATCGTCTGCCTCGCCCCGGCCGGACCGATCGAGGGCGCCGAGGGGTTCCGTGAGTTCATGGAGCCGTTCTCGAAGATCCTGCTCGAGGCCGCCCTCGTCGCGTCGTACGGCGACGAGTCGACCGCGCTGCTGATGTACGACACCCGCACGGTCCCGGTCGCCAGCGCGCCCGGCGCGGAACTGCTCACGGTCGAGGACGGTCGCATCACCCACCTGCGCATCATCTTCGACCGGCTCCCCTTCGCCGAAGCCCGGGCCGCCGATGCACCCTGA
- a CDS encoding sigma-70 family RNA polymerase sigma factor has product MTSPLLERAQGGDERAFQELTAPHVRELHLHCYRMLGSVTDADDLLQEILLAAWTGLDGFAGRSSLRTWLYRIATNRCLNAIRDGKRRPPTEPLPPFDPPEPTRRGDITWLQPYPDTWLEDHAVRRETIELAFVTALQRVPPRQTATLVLVDVLGFTIAEVADQMDTTPTAAKGALQRARAAMKQPRSRRAADREGERAGRAPVDGAGERAGGVPGDGAGQWVVGVPVAGERASGVPGDGAGARVGGVPGDGAGERAGDVPVYGARERAGNVPVDSEREWAVARRFAAAFVADDIEAVTSLLTDDAWLAMPPAPHEYQGAVAIAAFLRASANADGRRDAQLRLDASGCNHQPGLICYFLVEGRDPWYAGRFVLTIDGERISRITRFLEPALEKVLT; this is encoded by the coding sequence ATGACGAGTCCGTTGCTGGAGCGTGCGCAGGGTGGGGACGAGCGCGCGTTCCAGGAGCTCACCGCGCCGCACGTCCGCGAGTTGCACCTGCACTGCTACCGGATGCTCGGCTCGGTCACCGACGCCGACGACCTACTGCAGGAGATCCTGCTCGCGGCGTGGACCGGGCTGGACGGATTCGCCGGCCGGTCGTCGCTGCGCACCTGGCTCTACCGGATCGCCACCAACCGCTGCCTGAACGCGATCCGCGACGGCAAGCGCCGCCCGCCGACCGAGCCGCTCCCGCCGTTCGACCCACCGGAGCCGACCCGGCGCGGCGACATCACCTGGCTGCAGCCGTACCCCGACACCTGGCTCGAGGACCACGCCGTACGCCGGGAGACCATCGAGCTCGCCTTCGTCACCGCACTGCAACGCGTCCCACCCCGCCAGACGGCGACGCTAGTGCTGGTCGATGTCCTCGGCTTCACGATCGCCGAAGTCGCCGACCAGATGGACACCACCCCGACGGCCGCCAAGGGCGCCCTGCAACGCGCCCGCGCCGCGATGAAGCAACCACGCTCCCGCAGAGCTGCTGACCGCGAGGGGGAACGGGCGGGCCGCGCGCCGGTTGACGGCGCGGGGGAGCGAGCGGGCGGTGTGCCGGGTGACGGCGCGGGGCAGTGGGTGGTCGGTGTGCCGGTCGCGGGGGAGCGAGCGAGCGGTGTGCCAGGTGACGGCGCGGGGGCGCGGGTAGGCGGTGTGCCGGGTGACGGCGCGGGCGAGCGCGCCGGCGATGTGCCGGTCTACGGCGCGCGGGAGCGGGCGGGAAACGTGCCCGTTGACAGCGAGCGTGAGTGGGCGGTCGCTCGGCGGTTCGCGGCGGCGTTTGTTGCCGATGACATCGAGGCGGTGACGAGTCTGCTCACCGACGACGCCTGGCTGGCGATGCCGCCGGCGCCGCACGAGTACCAGGGCGCCGTGGCGATCGCGGCGTTCCTCCGGGCGAGCGCCAACGCGGACGGCCGCCGTGATGCGCAGCTGCGGCTGGACGCGAGCGGGTGCAACCACCAGCCGGGCCTCATCTGCTACTTCCTCGTCGAGGGCCGGGACCCTTGGTACGCGGGCCGGTTCGTCCTCACGATCGACGGCGAACGGATCAGCCGGATCACCCGGTTCCTCGAGCCCGCGCTGGAGAAGGTGCTGACCTAA
- a CDS encoding VOC family protein — translation MFRGFATISFYADDLAAARDWYTELLGQEIDFAFPAAPAPPAYIEFRIGDDGDELGFIDRKYAPPGAGNAPGGAVMHWHVDDLQATFDKLLAMGAQEYLPITSHSGSDFTTASVVDPFGNVLGIMHNPHYLEIIEARQAR, via the coding sequence ATGTTCCGAGGATTCGCCACCATCAGCTTCTACGCCGACGACCTGGCCGCGGCCCGGGACTGGTACACCGAACTGCTCGGCCAGGAGATCGACTTCGCCTTCCCGGCCGCGCCGGCGCCGCCGGCATACATCGAGTTCCGGATCGGTGACGACGGCGACGAGCTGGGCTTCATCGACCGCAAGTACGCGCCGCCCGGCGCCGGCAACGCACCCGGCGGCGCGGTGATGCACTGGCACGTCGACGATCTGCAGGCGACGTTCGACAAGCTGCTGGCGATGGGCGCCCAGGAGTACCTGCCCATCACGTCGCACTCCGGCAGCGACTTCACCACGGCCTCGGTCGTCGATCCGTTCGGCAACGTGCTGGGCATCATGCACAACCCGCACTACCTGGAGATCATCGAAGCCCGCCAGGCGCGCTGA
- a CDS encoding cysteine hydrolase family protein yields the protein MTTLTDRPNTALLVIDVQNGVMDGTHDRESVVANIAALVDKARTAGVEVVWVQHSSDNLKRGTAEWQYVAELARAEGESVVHKQYPDSFEATDLEPVLAERGIGRLFVSGAQTDECIRSTLHGAIARGYDATLVADAHTTEDLSEWGAPTPDLVIAHTNLYWDNHQAPGRTAGTTTTAEADFSS from the coding sequence ATGACCACGCTGACCGATCGACCGAACACCGCGCTGCTCGTCATCGACGTGCAGAACGGCGTGATGGACGGCACCCACGACCGTGAGTCCGTGGTCGCCAACATCGCGGCGCTGGTCGACAAGGCCCGCACGGCCGGCGTCGAGGTCGTCTGGGTCCAGCACAGCAGCGACAACCTGAAGCGCGGCACCGCCGAGTGGCAGTACGTCGCGGAGCTGGCCCGCGCCGAGGGCGAGTCCGTCGTCCACAAGCAGTACCCGGACTCCTTCGAGGCCACCGACCTGGAGCCCGTCCTCGCCGAGCGCGGCATCGGCCGCCTGTTCGTCTCGGGCGCGCAGACCGATGAGTGCATCCGCTCCACCCTGCACGGAGCCATCGCCCGCGGCTACGACGCCACTCTCGTCGCCGACGCCCACACCACGGAAGACCTGTCCGAGTGGGGCGCGCCCACGCCGGACCTGGTCATCGCCCACACCAACCTGTACTGGGACAACCACCAGGCCCCGGGCCGCACCGCCGGCACGACCACCACTGCCGAAGCCGACTTCAGCAGCTGA
- a CDS encoding AMP-dependent synthetase/ligase encodes MREYTVPAVIDAPTTGGLADPVWANASSHPDTAVFSKRVEGGWLDITAAQFADQVAGVAKGLIAAGVKHGDRVALLSATRYEWTLIDYAIWSIGAATVPIYETSSTSQVQWILTDSEAVVAVVENAAHGAVVESARAEAPALQEIWQIESGAVDELTVLGQQISDAELDKRRTAVVPGDLATLIYTSGTTGRPKGCHVTHANFMDELGSATKILPDLFRLEGASTLLFLPLAHVFARIIQVGCVMMRVKVGHTADVKNLVADLGEFRPTFILSVPRVFEKVFNTASQTAHAAGKGKIFDAAAATAIAYSQALDQGGPGIGLKAKHALFDKLVYGKLRGVLGGQVDYAVSGGAPLGDRLGHFFRGIGVPVLEGYGLTETTAAVSVNLPNDIRIGTVGRPLPGVTVGVAEDGELCFKGGQVMVGYWKNDEATAAAIDADGWFHTGDLGEFDDDGFIRITGRKKEILVTAGGKNVAPAVLEDRIRLHPLVSQCMVVGDGKPFIAALITIDTETIGNWASKHGKPTDLETLCTDKDLIAEIQTAVDDANTAVSKAEGIKKFTILPTDWTQENGELSLKLSLRRHIVMKKHEADVESLYSK; translated from the coding sequence ATGCGTGAGTACACCGTCCCTGCTGTGATCGACGCCCCGACCACTGGCGGGCTGGCCGATCCGGTCTGGGCGAACGCATCGTCGCACCCGGACACCGCGGTGTTCAGCAAGCGGGTCGAGGGCGGCTGGCTCGACATCACCGCCGCGCAGTTCGCCGACCAGGTCGCGGGCGTGGCCAAGGGCCTGATCGCGGCCGGCGTGAAGCACGGCGACCGGGTCGCCCTGCTGAGCGCGACGCGGTACGAGTGGACGCTGATCGACTACGCGATCTGGAGCATCGGCGCCGCGACCGTGCCGATCTACGAGACCTCCTCGACCTCGCAGGTCCAGTGGATCCTGACCGACTCCGAGGCCGTCGTCGCCGTCGTCGAGAACGCCGCGCACGGCGCCGTCGTCGAGTCCGCCCGCGCGGAGGCTCCCGCACTGCAGGAGATCTGGCAGATCGAGTCCGGCGCGGTCGACGAGCTGACCGTGCTCGGCCAGCAGATCAGCGACGCGGAGCTCGACAAGCGCCGTACGGCGGTCGTGCCGGGCGACCTGGCCACGCTGATCTACACCTCGGGTACGACGGGCCGGCCGAAGGGCTGCCACGTCACCCACGCGAACTTCATGGACGAGCTCGGGTCGGCGACGAAGATCCTGCCGGACCTGTTCCGGCTCGAGGGCGCGTCGACGCTGCTGTTCCTGCCGCTGGCGCACGTGTTCGCCCGGATCATCCAGGTCGGCTGCGTGATGATGCGGGTCAAGGTCGGCCACACCGCCGACGTGAAGAACCTGGTCGCGGACCTCGGCGAGTTCAGGCCGACGTTCATCCTCAGCGTGCCGCGGGTGTTCGAGAAGGTGTTCAACACCGCCAGCCAGACCGCGCACGCGGCCGGCAAGGGCAAGATCTTCGACGCCGCCGCGGCGACCGCGATCGCGTACTCGCAGGCGCTCGACCAGGGCGGCCCGGGGATCGGTCTGAAGGCCAAGCACGCGCTGTTCGACAAGCTGGTCTACGGCAAGCTGCGCGGCGTACTCGGCGGGCAGGTCGACTACGCCGTCTCCGGCGGCGCGCCGCTGGGCGACCGGCTCGGCCATTTCTTCCGTGGCATCGGAGTCCCGGTGCTGGAGGGCTACGGCCTGACCGAGACCACCGCCGCCGTCTCGGTGAACCTGCCGAACGACATCCGGATCGGCACCGTCGGGCGCCCGCTGCCCGGTGTGACGGTCGGGGTCGCCGAGGACGGCGAGCTGTGCTTCAAGGGTGGCCAGGTGATGGTCGGCTACTGGAAGAACGACGAGGCGACCGCGGCCGCGATCGACGCCGATGGCTGGTTCCACACCGGTGACCTCGGCGAGTTCGACGACGACGGCTTCATCCGGATCACCGGCCGCAAGAAGGAGATCCTGGTGACGGCCGGCGGCAAAAACGTCGCCCCCGCTGTGCTGGAGGACCGGATCCGCCTGCACCCGCTGGTCAGCCAGTGCATGGTCGTCGGCGACGGCAAGCCGTTCATCGCCGCGTTGATCACGATCGACACCGAGACGATCGGCAACTGGGCGTCGAAGCACGGCAAGCCGACCGACCTCGAGACCTTGTGCACGGACAAGGACCTGATCGCGGAGATCCAGACCGCGGTCGACGACGCCAACACGGCGGTGTCCAAGGCCGAGGGCATCAAGAAGTTCACCATCCTGCCGACCGACTGGACGCAGGAGAACGGCGAGCTGTCCCTCAAGCTGTCGCTGCGCCGCCACATCGTGATGAAGAAGCACGAGGCCGACGTGGAATCCCTGTACAGCAAGTAG
- a CDS encoding SRPBCC family protein, translated as MHVTKLDISCDDLVVADPAYVAQRLGSDTLWREWWPELVLTPSERRGVEGVRWAVTGAAVGTAEWWLEEVRDGVVVHWYLRADPVRRTGVRRLRRLQESYVARYRERIWRFKDEVETGRAAGERRSGWEPAIVSGRGTGAPHPAVPQNNLHADRRPSRQRRGESMAEQTTSTIVVNATPKAIMAVIADFEAYPEWADSMRETQVLSTDEAGRPKQVRFKVDAGAISDEYTLDYVWSRNEVTWSLVQAKMVKGMDGAYVLRDLGAEGTEVTYRLAVDVAIPMIGMLKRKAEKVIIDTALKGLKKRVES; from the coding sequence ATGCACGTCACGAAGCTGGACATCAGCTGCGACGACCTGGTCGTCGCGGATCCAGCCTACGTGGCGCAGCGGCTCGGTTCGGACACCCTGTGGCGTGAATGGTGGCCCGAACTCGTCCTGACCCCGTCCGAGCGACGTGGGGTGGAGGGCGTCCGCTGGGCCGTCACCGGTGCCGCGGTCGGTACGGCGGAGTGGTGGCTGGAGGAGGTCCGCGACGGTGTCGTCGTGCACTGGTATCTGCGGGCCGACCCCGTACGGCGTACCGGCGTACGGCGGTTGCGGCGGCTGCAGGAGTCGTACGTCGCGCGGTACCGGGAGCGGATCTGGCGGTTCAAGGACGAAGTCGAAACGGGCCGCGCCGCGGGCGAGCGCAGGTCCGGCTGGGAACCCGCGATAGTCTCCGGGAGGGGCACCGGTGCCCCGCACCCGGCCGTGCCGCAGAACAACCTGCACGCGGACCGGCGACCGTCCCGGCAGCGGAGAGGTGAATCGATGGCAGAGCAGACCACCTCGACCATCGTCGTGAACGCGACCCCGAAGGCGATCATGGCGGTGATCGCGGACTTCGAGGCCTACCCGGAGTGGGCGGACTCGATGCGGGAGACGCAGGTGCTGTCGACCGACGAGGCCGGCCGGCCCAAACAGGTCCGGTTCAAGGTGGATGCCGGGGCGATCTCCGACGAGTACACGCTGGACTACGTCTGGTCCCGCAACGAGGTGACCTGGTCGCTGGTGCAGGCCAAGATGGTCAAGGGCATGGACGGCGCGTACGTGCTGCGCGACCTCGGTGCCGAGGGGACCGAGGTGACCTACCGGCTGGCGGTCGACGTGGCCATCCCGATGATCGGAATGCTCAAGCGCAAGGCGGAGAAAGTCATCATCGACACGGCCCTCAAGGGGCTGAAGAAGCGCGTCGAGTCCTGA
- a CDS encoding TRC40/GET3/ArsA family transport-energizing ATPase, producing the protein MTRVLLYTGKGGVGKTTSAAGTATLAALRGLRTLVLSTDAAHSLSDAFDSEVGGEPTEIDDLLFVQQIDAQRRFERSWGDIQAYLRSVLHVVGVDPMEAEELTVLPGAEEVLALLEVRDHVRSGRWDVVVVDCAPTAETLRLLALPEALSWYMDRIINAERKVLRSFRPLLGKASGLPMPDDTVFDALRRLQKDLADIRALLAGPDASVRLVLTPEAVVVAEARRSMTTLSLYGYRVDGIVANRVFPAAGADNWRRQWVAAQRGILEDVQDSFSPLPIWESPYRACEPVGVEELAAFAVEMYGGDDPFARASDETSLLVDRHIDTDGRTYILTLPLPLASAADLELARHGDELIITVGSYRRVIPLPAALARGVVAGARLDDGKLQVRFAPRDPLPRPVLEPDLAEEFREQMELDETPIPEGTR; encoded by the coding sequence GTGACACGCGTTCTGCTGTACACAGGTAAAGGTGGCGTGGGCAAGACCACGTCCGCGGCCGGCACCGCCACGCTGGCCGCCTTGCGGGGCCTCCGCACGCTGGTGCTGTCGACCGACGCCGCGCACTCGCTGTCGGACGCCTTCGACTCCGAGGTCGGCGGCGAGCCGACCGAGATCGACGACCTGCTGTTCGTGCAGCAGATCGACGCGCAGCGGCGGTTCGAGCGGTCCTGGGGTGACATCCAGGCCTACCTACGGTCGGTGCTGCACGTCGTCGGGGTCGACCCGATGGAGGCCGAGGAACTGACCGTGCTGCCGGGCGCCGAAGAGGTGCTCGCGCTGCTCGAGGTCCGCGATCACGTGCGGTCCGGGCGCTGGGACGTCGTCGTGGTCGACTGCGCGCCGACGGCGGAGACGCTGCGGCTGCTCGCGCTGCCGGAGGCCCTGAGCTGGTACATGGACCGGATCATCAACGCCGAGCGCAAGGTGCTGCGGTCGTTCCGGCCGTTGCTCGGCAAGGCGTCGGGGTTGCCGATGCCGGACGACACTGTCTTCGATGCGCTACGGCGGTTACAGAAGGACCTCGCGGACATCCGGGCGTTGCTGGCCGGGCCGGATGCGTCGGTGCGGCTGGTGCTGACGCCGGAGGCCGTGGTGGTCGCCGAGGCTCGTCGGTCGATGACGACGCTTTCCTTGTACGGGTACCGCGTGGACGGGATCGTGGCGAACCGGGTGTTCCCGGCGGCCGGGGCCGACAACTGGCGGCGGCAGTGGGTCGCCGCGCAGCGGGGGATCCTCGAGGACGTCCAGGACTCGTTCAGTCCGCTGCCGATCTGGGAGTCGCCGTACCGGGCCTGCGAGCCGGTCGGGGTCGAGGAGCTCGCTGCGTTCGCCGTCGAGATGTACGGCGGGGACGATCCGTTCGCGCGGGCCTCCGACGAGACCTCGCTGCTGGTGGACCGGCACATCGACACCGACGGGCGGACGTACATCCTGACGTTGCCGTTGCCGCTGGCATCGGCCGCCGATCTCGAGCTCGCGCGGCACGGGGACGAGCTGATCATCACCGTCGGGTCGTACCGTCGGGTGATTCCGTTGCCGGCGGCACTGGCTCGCGGGGTCGTCGCCGGGGCCCGGCTGGACGACGGGAAGCTGCAGGTGCGGTTCGCGCCGCGCGATCCGCTGCCGCGGCCGGTCCTCGAGCCGGACCTCGCCGAGGAGTTCCGCGAACAGATGGAGCTCGACGAGACGCCGATCCCGGAGGGCACTCGATGA
- a CDS encoding ROK family glucokinase → MGLTIGIDVGGTKIAAGVVGRDGTIGARAHRDTPAGSVDETAQAICDAAAELIAGHDVEAVGIGAAGFVSSDRATVLFAPNLAWRDEPLGKRVADVLKVPVVVENDANAAAWGEFAFGAAKDVEHMVCVTVGTGIGGGVVIGGELLRGAHGVAAELGHMRVVPGGHRCGCGARGCLEQYASGRALVREGRAQAESGSLAAAQLMSVIGITDPAELTGPMITEAAAGGDPCAVELLDDLGRWLGEGLASFATLFDPSTIVIGGGVSAAKDLLLNSAQVAFEKNLPARANRPHPSIVMAQLGNDAGIIGAADLARRPVENR, encoded by the coding sequence ATGGGACTGACCATCGGCATCGACGTCGGCGGTACGAAGATCGCGGCGGGCGTGGTCGGCCGCGACGGGACGATCGGGGCGCGTGCGCACCGTGACACCCCGGCGGGATCGGTCGACGAGACCGCGCAGGCGATCTGCGACGCGGCCGCGGAGCTGATCGCGGGGCACGACGTCGAGGCGGTCGGGATCGGCGCGGCCGGGTTCGTGTCGTCGGACCGGGCGACCGTGCTGTTCGCACCCAACCTGGCCTGGCGCGACGAGCCGCTGGGGAAGCGGGTGGCCGACGTACTGAAGGTTCCGGTCGTCGTCGAGAACGACGCCAACGCCGCGGCGTGGGGCGAGTTCGCGTTCGGCGCGGCCAAGGACGTCGAGCACATGGTCTGCGTGACCGTCGGGACCGGCATCGGCGGCGGGGTCGTCATCGGCGGTGAGCTGCTGCGCGGTGCGCACGGCGTCGCGGCCGAGCTCGGCCACATGCGCGTCGTACCGGGTGGTCATCGGTGTGGTTGTGGCGCGCGCGGGTGCTTGGAGCAGTACGCCTCCGGGCGCGCGCTGGTGCGTGAGGGGCGTGCGCAGGCGGAGTCCGGTTCGCTGGCGGCGGCGCAGCTGATGAGCGTCATCGGCATCACCGACCCCGCCGAGCTGACCGGGCCGATGATCACCGAGGCCGCCGCGGGCGGCGACCCGTGCGCGGTCGAGCTGCTCGACGACCTCGGCCGCTGGCTGGGGGAGGGACTCGCGAGCTTCGCGACGCTGTTCGACCCGAGCACGATCGTGATCGGCGGCGGCGTGAGCGCGGCCAAGGACCTGCTGCTGAACTCGGCGCAGGTCGCGTTCGAGAAGAACCTGCCGGCCCGCGCGAACCGTCCGCACCCGAGCATCGTGATGGCCCAGCTCGGCAACGACGCGGGCATCATCGGCGCCGCCGACCTGGCCCGCCGCCCGGTGGAGAACCGCTAG
- a CDS encoding ROK family glucokinase, producing MALTQALTIGIDIGGTKVAAGVVDPEGNILDRLRRDTPTKDPRETEDAIADIVRDLESRHDVIAVGIGAAGFVDGTRSSVLFAPHLAWRHEPLRDAVERRLGLPVVVENDANAAAWSEWRFGGGQGESHLVCVTLGTGIGGAILNDGALQRGKFGIAGEFGHMQVVPGGHRCECGNRGCWEQYASGNALTREARELALSGSPVAHNLLRAAEGDPRKINGPMVTELAKDGDPVAVELLEDVGRWLGIGLANLAAALDPGTFVIGGGVSDAGELLLAPAREAFKRTLTGRGFRPEARIVRAVLGPEAGMVGAADLAREEATWLRRVRVKTTAVTAKTAGARSGRSTRHERAARKSAGRRTGMRAAAPELPPGELQLDKTPELQGDPEA from the coding sequence ATGGCTCTGACACAGGCGCTGACGATCGGGATCGACATCGGTGGCACCAAGGTGGCCGCCGGGGTGGTCGACCCCGAGGGCAACATCCTGGACAGGTTGCGGCGTGACACGCCGACCAAGGACCCGCGCGAGACCGAGGACGCGATCGCGGACATCGTCCGGGACCTGGAGTCGCGGCACGACGTGATCGCGGTCGGGATCGGCGCGGCCGGGTTCGTCGACGGAACGCGGTCGTCGGTGCTGTTCGCGCCGCACCTGGCCTGGCGGCACGAACCGCTGCGCGACGCGGTCGAGCGCCGCCTCGGGCTCCCGGTCGTCGTCGAGAACGACGCGAACGCCGCCGCTTGGTCGGAGTGGCGGTTCGGCGGCGGGCAGGGCGAGAGCCACCTGGTCTGCGTGACGCTCGGGACCGGTATCGGCGGCGCGATCCTGAACGACGGCGCGCTGCAGCGCGGCAAGTTCGGCATCGCCGGCGAGTTCGGGCACATGCAGGTGGTGCCGGGCGGTCATCGCTGCGAGTGCGGCAACCGCGGGTGCTGGGAGCAGTACGCGTCGGGGAACGCGCTGACGCGAGAGGCCCGCGAGCTGGCGCTGTCCGGTTCGCCGGTCGCGCACAACCTGCTGCGGGCGGCCGAGGGCGACCCGCGCAAGATCAACGGGCCGATGGTGACCGAGCTGGCCAAGGACGGCGACCCGGTCGCCGTCGAGCTGCTCGAGGACGTCGGCCGCTGGCTGGGCATCGGCCTGGCCAACCTCGCGGCCGCGCTCGACCCGGGCACGTTCGTGATCGGCGGTGGAGTGTCGGACGCGGGCGAGCTGCTGCTGGCGCCGGCGCGTGAGGCGTTCAAGCGGACGCTGACCGGGCGCGGGTTCCGGCCGGAGGCGCGCATCGTCCGCGCCGTACTGGGCCCGGAGGCCGGCATGGTCGGTGCGGCTGACCTCGCGCGCGAGGAGGCGACCTGGCTGCGCCGGGTCCGGGTGAAGACGACCGCGGTGACGGCGAAGACGGCCGGGGCTCGCAGTGGTCGCTCGACGCGTCACGAGCGCGCCGCCCGGAAGTCGGCCGGTCGTCGTACCGGAATGCGCGCGGCCGCGCCGGAGCTTCCGCCGGGCGAGCTGCAACTCGACAAGACCCCCGAGCTGCAGGGCGACCCCGAGGCATGA